Genomic segment of Cottoperca gobio chromosome 6, fCotGob3.1, whole genome shotgun sequence:
GAGCTATCTGACAGCTCGTTCAGAACAATGCTgctctgcacaccacacaccaTAATTGATTTTAAAGTACTGCTACTGTTTATAAATCATTAAATGGTTTTGCAGCAAAATGCATTTCTGATATGCTATAGCATCAAGCAAGTAGACTTCTGAGGCCAGCACTGGTCTGCTGATTGTTCGCAGAAATAAATAGAACAGAGAATCTGATAAACATCTCAACCTTTCAGAGTTCAGATCATGAAGTAAAGCTTAAGTGGTAATAAAATCTTCTGCGATAGACGTAACAGTTGCAAAATGTTCACTGGAGCATTGGACTTGAATGGAAAAGGCCAGTTTAAACATGCAGAAACCTGCCTCATAAAAAACAATAGTCCACCGATAACTGGGGACACTCTTCACTATCTCTCAGTCTCTTCTGTATTTAAGTCTTCGCGAGGCTGTACATCCTATTTCATCTATACTTCTTCTCATGAGGAGCTGGTTTTACTTGTTAGATAAGGATTCCACATGCATCAACTAAGAGACACCAGTCACATTTCTTACATTCATAATGTGGTTTGTGAGCTGTGAGCCTGCTGTAGTGTCTGTACACCATGAGCTGCACGCTACAGTGCATAAAGAATGACACCGTGTGGTCATTGAGGGGAAAAGCAAAAACCCTGCTGCAAATTAATGGAGCATCGTCAAGACAGACTTCAAAAGACGAGAGAAACGTCCTCACAATCCACAATGGATCGTTTAGAAATTCCCCCCCTGTGCAATGTGACTGCCGCGCGCTCTCCAACGTAGCTCATGTAGGTTAAGTGCAGGATGAAAACTCAGCAGATAAAAAACCCAAATCTAGGCTAATGCATCGCACAGACCGCTGCAAGGGAGGATCCTGAATTTGACACATAGTTGTCATCAAGTTTGAAATGAGCAGGAACAAAATTCAACATCTGAAACTCGTTTGTTAAAAATATTTCCAATCTATTCCATTTGTCAAGCAAATTCAAACCATCAGCTactataaatgtttttgtttttacagacgGCTGTCCGAGTTGAAAGTAAAAAGATGCACAGAAGTGGTTGAAAGTTTAGGGTACAATTTTGATGGTAATGAGATTTACATCGTAAAGTCTGTGAGTGCACAGACCGTTCATCTTTAATATTGAAATATCAGCGAAATGAATTACATTACAAGCACAGCTACAGTATTAACTCCAGGACATATCCatatgaagaaaaaataaaaatacaaactttaaatttaaatttaaaaaatgtacagaAATTACAGAAAATCATTTGAGTTAAAAACCAATATCTGAAAATGGATTTAACAAGTCAGAATCCTAAGAACAAAATGCACTTGGCTTGGAAGTTGGtagacacatttatacacacctGATGTCATCATCGTTATATACATGACATGTCAATGGTACTGCAGAAAACTGGGGAAAGGTTTGACTTGCTGGTCATTCCTTTTGTGGCAACACAaaggaaacagaaataaaagacaatgaATGTGGTTTTCAGCTTTGTTGAGCTCTCCTCTTAGACAAATTGTCATGGTCTCCTTATACAAACATTATTGTCATGATCTCCTACGATTGGACATCCAAAACAACGAGCAAACAATTTACAAGTGAAAAGAGAAAACCACAGAGCCCACACGAGAACTAAGGCTGGATATGTGCTGGTTAaagccttttttcttctttccaacTCACAACGCATCATGGctgacatcatttaaaaaaatcatcagATGTTATTATCAGCCATattttaaactttcttttttattttacagcagtGCCACTAGTGTTCAGTGATGGCTTCAAGTCCAAAAAAAGTCCAAAATATGTGCTTTTTGCATAGTCTCAATGcagtttgtgtttccttttcttgtgttttttgtccTTCTTCTTGCTGGAACATTTAACACAGAACCACTGCTGGTCCTCGGGAGGGGCTGTAAGTATCCCAACACAAGGCCtgaggagacaagagaagaagagcgcTCAGTTTAATGAAAAGGTGCAGAGGATGCATTTGTCCCAAACAGAGTCGATGACAGTCGGTACGCCCCCAGTTCGGAAAAACCGACAGGAGTACGTTCAATGAAGTAAAGCAATGTACTTCCAATGTACTTTGGTTAGTTCGGAttaaccaaagtcacacaataacacaaacaaactaactgatcgaggcagcggtagaccagctacaaggtaatatatatatctatatatatatctatatctatatatatatctatatgtatatatatacacacacatctatatatatatatatatatatatatatatatatatatatatatatatatatatatatatatatatatatatatatatatatatatatatatctatatctatatctatatctatatatatatatttctgttttgttttgctttttgggGACATTTTGTCTCTGGaaagttaaaacaacaaaacaagctgTTGGCAACACCATCACTCCAGTTTGTGGATTACAGGGCTTGAGCGTCCCTATAATGTTCCTTGACATGTGCATTTCAGTCAAAGACAAGCTGCAGCCATCCAGGAATTATCCACTGCCCTACTCGGATACTTACCTACTTACATTTGCAAATATTAGAGGTGAAACTGAATTGTCGACTATTCGATCTAATGAGCCTGATTCTCAGTCGAAGCGGGAGAAAATGGTTAGAAAATATAAAATCGCGATATACCGTTATTGACGAAAAGagtgatatttaaaaatgaaacattgaTATGTTAAtgacatgttaataatacacatatgataatattgtgtaaataatccttTAATGAACTATAATCttatataaaacacaacatgGTACAAAGGGAGTCATTAGTCTCTTACCAATGATACCAGTCATCACAGTCATCACATCCTATCATGGGACTGCCATCATCAGGTTTTGTGCATCCAGGACAAATCCAGATCTGGTTTCCCCATTCATCTCGTATCtagtaaaaaatacatataacagAAAGAACTGGTAACACACCGCTCAATAACAAAATGACTATTACATAAAGAATTAGTGATTAGTGATAAAAGAGGCAAAAGATAACATGAATAACCatatttgttttctcttagGTGTACTTAATTCACCTAGACTCAAAAGAAACTATTTAAGTTCAAATGCACTGCATGTACTTGTGTACCATATGCATATTATGTTATCATATGCACCAATTATCAATAACCAAAAGTACAAGCACTCACCACGTAAGTACTGACCGTCTCTGTTACTACGCTGCGGACCGGTGTTTTGAAGGATGCGGCAGGAGAGAGCATAGGGGCAGCGGAGAGCAACGATGATGGGGCAGGAGCTGGTAGaagtggagagggaggagggggcagACTGGGTACCACTGGGGCGAGCACTGGGGGCGGCGGCGGCGTCCGAGGGCGATTCCCAGGCCCAGACTTGGCAGCAGGGGTCCTTGGTGCTGGCGTCTTGGGCTCTGAATTTGGAACCACCTTGCTGATGACACtggtgacagacagagacaaatactagttaacacaaatataataataataataataataaccataatAAAATGAGGAGATATTAGGTTATTAATGTAAGAATATAAATATCATCAGAATCATTTTAACCACGAAGTGAATGAAATATGTTGTAATAATATTGCTTTAACAACTTCTCCGTATCGTTTCTTCATTTCCctgtattgatttgtttttattggattGTTGTCtacttggtttgttttttttctgctcaTGTTGCATAATTAGTCTACAATTGGTAACATTTTGAGAAATCAGGAACTAGCTTATCAAAAAAGTAATTAAGACTATGAATCTGAACACTTATTCAGTGCTTACATTTTGTCCTGGCCTGCTCCCACTCTGAGCGTCAGTCTGGGGATCACTGGAGATGGCAGAGCTACTGGAGTCTCTACTTTCACCTGAGGAAACAGGAAGGACAAGGTAAATAACAGAGACActctaacacaaacacatcatgaCATAACAAGGATAAAAAGTTACCTTCTCCAATCgaattctctctttttctttctccttttctcgcttttccttttccctctccttttctttcctcttctcttctttctccctctccttttctttggccttctctcgctccttctccttctccttgtctttctttttcttcttctccttcttgtctTTCTTCTTGTCCTTACTCTTTATTTCCTTATCCTGGAGGATGGGGGCCAAAGGAGGGAGCATAGAGGGGATGCGCAGGCAGGCAGAGGGGCTGAACAGTGGTTGGATTTCACCCAGAGCAAAGGGGGCTAAAGCAGattgtttctgtctgtcctccttGTTTCTGTCTTTACCCTTGTCCCTCTTATCTTTgtcctttttacttttttctttatccttctttttgtctttgtgtttctccttctccttcttagGGCCATCTCCATCTCGGGTTTTTATCTTGATTGAGCCCTCAGGCAGAGTAAAGTCTCGCTGAAGGAAGTGTTCATCATCTTTCATTCCAAACTCCTTCCAGGCCATCTTGCCATCCTTGAAAAAGTCCTTGTTTTTATCCCGGTTCTTTTCCTTGTTCTTCTCTTTCAGCTTGCTCTTATCCTTTTCCCGATCTTTGTCTTTTGGcttgtccttctccttcttcttcattttagttttgagctccttcttcagctttttcttgACATCTACTGACGACACAATCTTGTTCTTCTCCTCAAACACCTTGAGTAAAGGTTCAGGAGTAGGTGGTGAGGCTGATCCTGATGAGACATAGTCACCTTGGTTTGGTGGGGGTGCGGACGGACCCCCCTGGTTGACTTTTCGGATCACCTCATTGATTGAATCATCCATAGTCCAATTTCCGAGGCCTGCATGTGCCTGTAGGTGAAGTGGTGTTGATGTGTCTTTTACAGGGATCCCAATCGAGAGTTTAGGTGTAGATGGCTCCATGATAGTCAGCCTCCTGGGGCTAGAGAATCCATTGCTATCCGAATCAGAGCCCGAGGAGAAGGCAAAAGGATCAGGCTCCCGCTCAGCACACGCTCTGGCAATCACAGCATCAATGGAGTCATCGATGGCTGCATTATCAGGCTCTAGTTTCTTGAAGGGGCCCGCATCCAACTCCCTGTCCTCTATATTTTGACGCATATGGATGTTCTCTTTGCCCATCCTCTCACTCAGTGCAGACAGCGGTAGCTTATGCACACCATCAGTCTTGCTCTGGGGTTGGGGTGCTTTGGCTGAAACCATCTTTGGGCTCTTGGGGCTTTTAGGACTCTTTGTCCTCCCTGGGgacttcttcttttccttaGACGGTTTAGGAGAATGTATGGGACTTCCACCCACCGGAACAGGAATGACCCCTTTTGGGGACTTAGTCCGTTGTCTGCCAGGCGATGAGACCTTAGGCTTTCTTCCTGGAGTGGTGAGGCCCTTTTGATCAGAGTGTTTTGGTACTACTGGCTGAGGTCTGAAGGAAGGCAGGACTCCAGAAGGTGTTTCAGGTGACATGGGGTCAAGGCTATCATGAGAAGGCAGCATGCCTGGGGGAACACGTTGAGGGTTGAGAGAGGTAAGGGGCTCCCTGGGCTCAACCGCCCATTCTGGGCTGAGACCAGTGTACATGCGTGGTCTCTTGGAGGTAGGCATCATGCCCATAGCTGCATCAGGACTGTCAGGGTGCCTCTTCAGTGGGTGGTTCTCATCGTTGACCGTCTCATCTTCGTCCatttcctcctcatcctcttccagTGCCACCTGCATAGCTTCGGCTGAGGTGCCCATGTCAGGAAggacttcctcctcctcctcttctagAGAGGAAAGGGACAGAAAATGAGATGATCATcattttgaatgaatgaaaaggaTTCTCACAACCACATCACATGTTGCAACACATATACAGGATACTATGGTGGCCCATCCAAACCGTTTGTTACATGGTTACAAATACATTAGAttgtacagttttgtttttttatttgattgtgtgaCAATCTCAGAGGCTTTTGAACATGTGCACTtccttaaaaaactaaaatagtttaCATTCATGTCAAAAAGATTGAGTTACTGTTAATGTTTTCTACAGTTGTTCTGCTGATTCTCTGCGACAagccaagaaaagaaaagttgtcgttgttatatttctcttttaaaaacatatgcCTTTAATGTTACGTTAGTTTTACCATCAAATGGTATCAAAAATGATATTGACTATCAATATCTTTCACGGTATTGTATCCCAGTAGCGTAACAACACAAGTCTAATACAATCGGACTTTCACAAAGTCTATAATGTTATCACCTTTTTTCCAAACTGTTACAGAAAGATGTTGATTCGACTTTATGATAATTGTAGAGGATGTAGTTTACGGTGCTACTGAATTGTACTGAGTTATGCTGAGAGTCAACAAAAAGTAATCATTGTAACCATCATGAACATAGGATTAATTGCAGTCTACGTTAGATGAAGTA
This window contains:
- the taf3 gene encoding transcription initiation factor TFIID subunit 3 isoform X1, whose translation is MCESYARSLLRVSVAQICQALGWDAVQLTACDQLSDVLHRYIQQLARVCHRYSELYGRTDPVLDDVSQAFRLLGVSLSELEDYVHNLEPVAFAQQTALFPVSKNNVLQFPQPGARDAEERKDYIPDHMPPLVSLEEEEEEEEVLPDMGTSAEAMQVALEEDEEEMDEDETVNDENHPLKRHPDSPDAAMGMMPTSKRPRMYTGLSPEWAVEPREPLTSLNPQRVPPGMLPSHDSLDPMSPETPSGVLPSFRPQPVVPKHSDQKGLTTPGRKPKVSSPGRQRTKSPKGVIPVPVGGSPIHSPKPSKEKKKSPGRTKSPKSPKSPKMVSAKAPQPQSKTDGVHKLPLSALSERMGKENIHMRQNIEDRELDAGPFKKLEPDNAAIDDSIDAVIARACAEREPDPFAFSSGSDSDSNGFSSPRRLTIMEPSTPKLSIGIPVKDTSTPLHLQAHAGLGNWTMDDSINEVIRKVNQGGPSAPPPNQGDYVSSGSASPPTPEPLLKVFEEKNKIVSSVDVKKKLKKELKTKMKKKEKDKPKDKDREKDKSKLKEKNKEKNRDKNKDFFKDGKMAWKEFGMKDDEHFLQRDFTLPEGSIKIKTRDGDGPKKEKEKHKDKKKDKEKSKKDKDKRDKGKDRNKEDRQKQSALAPFALGEIQPLFSPSACLRIPSMLPPLAPILQDKEIKSKDKKKDKKEKKKKKDKEKEKEREKAKEKEREKEEKRKEKEREKEKREKEKEKERIRLEKVKVETPVALPSPVIPRLTLRVGAGQDKIVISKVVPNSEPKTPAPRTPAAKSGPGNRPRTPPPPPVLAPVVPSLPPPPSPLLPAPAPSSLLSAAPMLSPAASFKTPVRSVVTETVSTYVIRDEWGNQIWICPGCTKPDDGSPMIGCDDCDDWYHWPCVGILTAPPEDQQWFCVKCSSKKKDKKHKKRKHKLH
- the taf3 gene encoding transcription initiation factor TFIID subunit 3 isoform X2 translates to MCESYARSLLRVSVAQICQALGWDAVQLTACDQLSDVLHRYIQQLARVCHRYSELYGRTDPVLDDVSQAFRLLGVSLSELEDYVHNLEPVAFAQQTALFPVSKNNVLQFPQPGARDAEERKDYIPDHMPPLVSLEEEEEEEEVLPDMGTSAEAMQVALEEDEEEMDEDETVNDENHPLKRHPDSPDAAMGMMPTSKRPRMYTGLSPEWAVEPREPLTSLNPQRVPPGMLPSHDSLDPMSPETPSGVLPSFRPQPVVPKHSDQKGLTTPGRKPKVSSPGRQRTKSPKGVIPVPVGGSPIHSPKPSKEKKKSPGRTKSPKSPKSPKMVSAKAPQPQSKTDGVHKLPLSALSERMGKENIHMRQNIEDRELDAGPFKKLEPDNAAIDDSIDAVIARACAEREPDPFAFSSGSDSDSNGFSSPRRLTIMEPSTPKLSIGIPVKDTSTPLHLQAHAGLGNWTMDDSINEVIRKVNQGGPSAPPPNQGDYVSSGSASPPTPEPLLKVFEEKNKIVSSVDVKKKLKKELKTKMKKKEKDKPKDKDREKDKSKLKEKNKEKNRDKNKDFFKDGKMAWKEFGMKDDEHFLQRDFTLPEGSIKIKTRDGDGPKKEKEKHKDKKKDKEKSKKDKDKRDKGKDRNKEDRQKQSALAPFALGEIQPLFSPSACLRIPSMLPPLAPILQDKEIKSKDKKKDKKEKKKKKDKEKEKEREKAKEKEREKEEKRKEKEREKEKREKEKEKERIRLEKVKVETPVALPSPVIPRLTLRVGAGQDKIVISKVVPNSEPKTPAPRTPAAKSGPGNRPRTPPPPPVLAPVVPSLPPPPSPLLPAPAPSSLLSAAPMLSPAASFKTPVRSVVTETIRDEWGNQIWICPGCTKPDDGSPMIGCDDCDDWYHWPCVGILTAPPEDQQWFCVKCSSKKKDKKHKKRKHKLH